One window of Cohnella hashimotonis genomic DNA carries:
- a CDS encoding phosphoribosyltransferase family protein, whose translation MRIKTTPASSPRNGSPRRYEIGRDLAVEVSLTWNPLDLQQDMLFGMAARKNKKRGFLFVSKVLGKHIPVQPQLSLLAGRALAELLAAPDGIPSDTLIRIGEALGRPGAGEADATELLRTLRPLDAARPTLFIGFAETATALGHSMFAAFRGDAYYLHTTREHILGRSVSIAFEEEHSHATSHRCYIDEPERVARAERVVLVDDELTTGKTALNIIGDLKRQYGIAEYVIASLLDWRSETDRARFSAFEAEQGVRIRTLALMSGRIEVAGQPIEGEDDESEASGFEAEDVQFRELDLSDSFSEAETGEGLPYMRFSGRFGLGAEAQKQLDGELARAAERCRSARAGERTLCMGTGEFMYIPMRIAAEMGGGVRYQSTTRSPIYPSEANAYAVRSAWSYEAPDHPGTVNYMYNVPSGRYDELFLFLERPFPLNEELRRTLRSLRIPVVHLVTCTRRRADHE comes from the coding sequence ATGAGAATCAAAACTACACCTGCCTCCTCGCCGAGGAACGGCAGTCCGCGACGGTATGAGATCGGACGAGATCTTGCAGTCGAGGTCAGCCTGACGTGGAACCCGCTCGATCTCCAGCAGGATATGTTGTTCGGCATGGCGGCACGCAAAAACAAGAAGCGAGGTTTCCTTTTCGTAAGTAAAGTGCTGGGCAAGCATATCCCTGTGCAGCCTCAGCTATCTTTGCTTGCAGGAAGGGCGTTGGCGGAATTGCTCGCAGCCCCGGACGGCATACCGTCGGATACGCTGATCAGGATCGGAGAGGCGCTTGGACGGCCGGGCGCGGGGGAGGCGGACGCAACGGAACTGCTGCGGACGCTTCGACCGCTCGATGCTGCTCGGCCTACGTTGTTCATCGGCTTCGCAGAGACTGCGACCGCGCTCGGGCACAGCATGTTCGCGGCCTTTCGCGGGGATGCATATTATCTGCATACGACCCGGGAGCACATCTTAGGGCGCAGCGTGAGCATCGCCTTCGAGGAGGAGCATTCCCATGCGACCTCGCACCGCTGTTACATAGACGAGCCGGAGCGGGTCGCGCGCGCCGAGCGGGTCGTGCTGGTTGACGACGAACTGACGACCGGGAAGACGGCGCTCAACATCATCGGCGACTTGAAGCGTCAGTACGGCATCGCCGAATATGTTATCGCCAGTCTGCTGGATTGGCGGTCGGAGACGGACCGCGCTCGCTTCTCGGCCTTCGAGGCCGAGCAAGGCGTCCGCATCCGGACGCTGGCGCTGATGTCCGGCCGAATCGAAGTGGCGGGCCAGCCGATCGAAGGGGAGGACGATGAGTCGGAAGCTTCGGGGTTCGAAGCCGAGGACGTGCAGTTCCGCGAGCTGGACTTAAGCGATTCGTTCAGCGAAGCGGAAACCGGCGAGGGACTCCCGTATATGCGGTTCAGCGGACGCTTCGGTCTAGGCGCGGAGGCGCAAAAACAATTGGACGGCGAGCTCGCGCGTGCGGCCGAGCGCTGCAGGTCTGCGAGAGCGGGGGAGCGTACCCTGTGCATGGGAACGGGGGAGTTCATGTACATACCGATGCGCATCGCCGCGGAGATGGGAGGAGGCGTCCGATACCAGTCCACGACGCGCAGCCCGATTTATCCTTCGGAGGCGAATGCGTATGCGGTTCGAAGCGCTTGGTCCTACGAAGCGCCCGACCATCCCGGCACCGTCAATTATATGTACAACGTTCCCAGCGGCCGATATGACGAGCTGTTTCTGTTCCTTGAACGTCCTTTCCCGTTGAACGAGGAGCTAAGACGCACGCTTCGAAGCTTGCGGATCCCCGTCGTCCATCTTGTCACTTGTACGCGGAGGCGAGCAGACCATGAATAG
- a CDS encoding HAD family hydrolase, whose protein sequence is MIFASDLDQTLIYSERSMGNVSKEEIVPVELYEGRFISFMTKTAMDKLEQLTELASFVPVTTRTPEQYRRIFAISDRYRPTYAIVSNGGTVLVNGEPDPEWRETVGQALRSGCAGHAEVRERFDRIAHESWVKSSRLCDELFFSIVVERELVPEAEIEALKAELSMLGWHFSLQGRKIYLVPDSVTKGAALLYVKQRIGSEFVFGAGDSLLDESLLLASDFAVAPVHGELGVRYDAHTHIHFTRSTGILASEELLDIANEYARGRSRPGGATSI, encoded by the coding sequence TTGATTTTCGCAAGCGATTTGGATCAAACGCTAATCTACTCGGAGCGCTCCATGGGCAACGTGTCGAAGGAAGAAATCGTGCCGGTCGAGTTATACGAGGGCCGCTTTATCTCCTTCATGACCAAGACGGCGATGGACAAGCTCGAACAGCTGACCGAGCTGGCCTCGTTCGTACCGGTCACGACGCGTACGCCTGAACAGTACAGGCGCATTTTTGCCATATCGGACCGCTATCGTCCGACATACGCAATCGTCAGCAACGGCGGGACGGTGCTCGTGAACGGGGAACCGGATCCCGAGTGGCGAGAGACGGTCGGACAAGCGCTGCGGAGCGGGTGCGCCGGGCATGCCGAGGTCCGGGAACGCTTCGACCGGATCGCACACGAAAGCTGGGTGAAATCGTCGCGACTGTGCGACGAGCTGTTCTTCTCGATCGTCGTCGAGCGGGAGCTGGTTCCCGAAGCGGAGATCGAAGCGCTCAAGGCGGAGTTGTCGATGCTCGGCTGGCACTTTTCTCTTCAGGGCCGCAAGATCTACCTGGTGCCGGACTCGGTGACTAAGGGAGCCGCACTGCTGTACGTGAAGCAGCGGATCGGCTCTGAATTTGTTTTCGGCGCGGGAGACAGCCTGCTGGACGAGAGCCTGCTGCTCGCTTCCGACTTTGCCGTCGCGCCCGTACACGGCGAATTGGGGGTACGTTACGACGCCCATACGCATATTCATTTCACCCGAAGCACAGGCATACTCGCATCCGAAGAACTGCTCGATATCGCGAATGAATACGCGCGCGGGCGATCCCGACCAGGCGGCGCGACTTCTATATGA
- a CDS encoding ATP-grasp domain-containing protein — protein MIRIYMNRWFSTAYHYIRMIRDNPDGETFRFYGTHPDIQHLSLLAADHRETEPPLLGEQYAQFCADYCRRHEIDLFIPRLHMEEIARHIHLFDEVGTRVMVCRDLPLLDAMTVKDRFYEKLRATDVVDIPAYEVVDTPEAFKQAYERLSAEGHRICFKPTKAEGGMGFRIIDNNRNPLADLYGYVTLSTSFEQAYSALSAADRFDDLMVMEWLEGPEYSIDCLASAAGELLAAIPRRKSDGRKYVLESVPELLDISNKIAKEFRIPYAFNIQVRYNNGIPKLLEINPRMSGGLYISCLSGVNLPYLAVKAALGRPVGPVEPQFGITASYIEHPLVLR, from the coding sequence ATGATCCGTATTTACATGAACCGCTGGTTCTCGACTGCTTATCACTACATCCGGATGATTCGCGACAATCCGGACGGGGAGACGTTCAGGTTCTACGGCACGCATCCCGACATTCAACATCTGTCGCTGCTGGCGGCGGATCATCGGGAAACCGAGCCGCCGCTGCTCGGTGAACAATATGCGCAATTTTGCGCCGATTACTGCCGCCGCCACGAGATCGATTTGTTTATTCCCCGCCTGCACATGGAGGAAATCGCCCGGCATATTCATCTTTTCGACGAGGTAGGAACAAGGGTGATGGTATGCCGGGATCTGCCGCTGCTCGATGCGATGACGGTCAAAGACCGATTCTATGAAAAGCTGCGCGCTACCGACGTTGTCGACATTCCGGCGTACGAGGTGGTCGACACGCCCGAGGCGTTCAAGCAGGCTTACGAACGCTTAAGCGCCGAAGGGCATCGGATCTGCTTCAAGCCGACCAAAGCTGAGGGCGGCATGGGCTTTCGGATTATAGACAATAATAGAAATCCGCTGGCCGATCTATACGGCTATGTGACGCTGTCGACGTCTTTCGAGCAAGCTTATTCCGCCTTGTCGGCCGCCGATCGGTTCGACGATCTGATGGTGATGGAGTGGTTGGAAGGGCCCGAATACAGCATCGATTGCCTCGCTTCTGCCGCGGGCGAGCTGCTGGCTGCCATACCGAGGCGCAAGTCGGACGGACGCAAGTACGTACTGGAGAGCGTGCCGGAATTGCTCGACATTTCGAATAAAATCGCTAAAGAATTCAGAATCCCCTATGCCTTTAATATTCAAGTCCGTTATAATAATGGCATTCCGAAATTGCTGGAAATCAACCCGAGGATGTCCGGCGGGCTTTATATATCTTGTTTGTCTGGCGTGAATCTGCCTTATCTGGCTGTAAAGGCCGCGCTGGGCAGGCCCGTCGGACCCGTGGAGCCGCAGTTCGGCATCACGGCCAGCTATATCGAGCACCCGCTGGTATTAAGATAG
- a CDS encoding TerC family protein translates to MDFFQSVIDNFTSFFNWHNLTDILTDPVSWGIIATLVVLEGLLSADNALVLAVMVRHLPKDQQRKALFYGIIGAYIFRFVAIGVGTYLVQITWIKVAGGLYLLWIALSNLFSLEFRMIRIGGIPLIPIIGIKSGEEEEVENKGLGFWRTVFAVELMDIAFSIDSVLAAFGVSEQVWVLFLGGIIGVLMMRGVAQVFLKLIEKIPELEKTAFILIVIIGLKMIVGAFGVHVSHVLFFGLLIAIFGGTIIWSMLKKRRESSSTQY, encoded by the coding sequence ATGGACTTTTTCCAGAGTGTCATCGACAACTTTACAAGCTTTTTTAACTGGCACAATCTGACGGATATATTAACGGACCCTGTAAGTTGGGGCATTATCGCGACGCTGGTCGTGCTCGAAGGACTGTTGTCGGCGGACAACGCGCTCGTGCTGGCTGTCATGGTTCGGCATTTACCTAAGGATCAGCAGCGAAAGGCGTTATTCTACGGTATTATAGGCGCGTATATCTTCCGCTTCGTCGCGATCGGCGTGGGCACGTACCTTGTCCAGATCACATGGATCAAGGTGGCCGGCGGGTTGTACCTGTTGTGGATCGCGCTCAGCAATCTCTTCTCCCTCGAATTCCGGATGATTCGAATCGGCGGCATCCCGTTGATTCCCATTATCGGCATCAAGTCCGGCGAAGAGGAAGAGGTGGAGAACAAGGGTCTCGGCTTCTGGCGTACCGTGTTTGCCGTAGAGCTGATGGACATCGCCTTTAGCATCGACAGCGTCCTCGCGGCGTTTGGCGTCAGCGAGCAGGTTTGGGTACTGTTTCTTGGCGGCATCATCGGCGTATTGATGATGCGCGGCGTTGCACAGGTGTTCCTCAAGCTCATTGAGAAAATCCCTGAGCTCGAAAAGACGGCCTTTATTCTGATCGTCATTATCGGGTTAAAGATGATTGTCGGCGCATTTGGCGTGCATGTATCCCATGTCTTGTTCTTCGGCTTGCTGATCGCGATTTTCGGAGGCACCATCATCTGGAGCATGCTGAAGAAAAGGCGCGAAAGCAGTTCGACCCAGTATTAA
- a CDS encoding cysteine protease StiP family protein, translated as MNRSKAPTNIKGPKPMGSYNKEDVVFLLKDLSDASLERGAAEREKEMQRGGHYSESLPIEYRPTEEYVRLFHGTLQDSAEALALAAGTVAELILQKRGKDIVLASLARAGTPIGILIKRYMKATYGYDWAHYSLSIIRGKGIDENALLYISQRHPDIPIQFVDGWTGKGAIRRVLSEACRDFREKYGIALVDDLAVLADPGRCAETFGTRDDYLIPSACLNATVSGLMSRTVLRGDLIGPDDFHGAKYYREWEAEDVSNLFVDTVSARFELIKEEARLRAEWLLADREATRPTWQGMRDIERIQQDFGIEDVNLVKPGVGETTRVLLRRVPWRILVDRKDNPDLKHILLLAADRGVPVEVYPELTYSCCGIIRPVKGESD; from the coding sequence ATGAATAGATCAAAAGCGCCGACGAACATCAAGGGACCGAAGCCCATGGGCAGTTACAACAAAGAGGACGTCGTTTTTCTGCTGAAGGATCTCAGCGACGCGTCTCTCGAGCGGGGGGCAGCAGAGAGGGAGAAGGAGATGCAGCGGGGCGGACACTACTCGGAGTCTCTCCCGATCGAATATCGTCCGACCGAAGAATACGTGCGTCTGTTCCACGGAACGCTGCAGGATTCCGCCGAGGCGCTGGCACTCGCCGCGGGCACGGTGGCCGAACTGATCCTGCAAAAGCGGGGCAAGGATATCGTCCTTGCTTCACTCGCGAGAGCAGGGACGCCGATCGGCATCTTGATCAAGCGTTATATGAAGGCAACGTACGGATACGATTGGGCGCATTACAGTCTTTCCATCATTCGCGGCAAAGGGATTGACGAGAATGCGCTGCTGTACATCAGTCAGCGGCATCCGGACATTCCGATCCAGTTTGTGGACGGTTGGACGGGAAAAGGCGCGATTCGTCGCGTGCTGAGCGAAGCGTGCCGGGACTTCCGGGAGAAGTACGGCATCGCACTGGTAGACGACCTCGCGGTGCTTGCCGATCCGGGGCGTTGCGCGGAGACGTTTGGCACGCGGGACGACTATTTGATCCCCAGCGCCTGCCTCAATGCGACGGTGTCCGGCCTGATGAGCCGCACCGTACTGCGCGGCGACTTGATCGGACCGGACGATTTTCACGGGGCGAAGTATTACCGCGAGTGGGAGGCGGAGGACGTCTCGAACCTGTTCGTCGATACCGTCTCCGCCCGCTTCGAGCTGATCAAGGAAGAAGCCCGGCTTCGGGCGGAATGGCTGCTGGCTGATCGGGAGGCGACGAGACCGACCTGGCAGGGCATGCGGGACATCGAGCGCATCCAGCAAGACTTCGGCATTGAAGACGTGAATTTGGTCAAGCCCGGCGTAGGGGAGACGACGCGTGTTCTGCTGCGCCGCGTGCCCTGGCGCATTCTCGTCGACAGAAAGGACAATCCGGATCTAAAGCATATTCTGCTGCTCGCGGCGGATCGCGGCGTTCCCGTGGAGGTATATCCGGAGCTGACCTATTCATGCTGTGGTATTATTCGGCCGGTCAAGGGGGAGTCCGATTGA
- a CDS encoding toxic anion resistance protein, whose amino-acid sequence MATTTPALQVQVKPDDIERLEQEAKQTMQRVATADVTQLDTLMDEIAKRGQKTLDRSTQTLSMLERPLNDLSSGKRSEITGNMLKLRTEVEELSRAKQLGFFQKLLRKSSLQQYVYKYQSVKTNVNAIVTSLRHGRENLEENVVLMRNLKRSSLENVYDLQMLIEYGNRLKALFEAEIAKPENDSRKIQLERGLRKVVTRLQTYTEMVMLYQQAIAGTDIINDTNDKLIDAVDGAIDKTQHLLSVSVLIAQAIDDQFKVIDAVNSTNEMLGNQFAENARMLNESSEKATQALVKPAMSLELVERAMSDLFQAMDKYENSNRQIIQTVSAQTAKMTEINQKVGQRIGIEAGERVDRSSAATIQEPAAKGFLE is encoded by the coding sequence TTGGCAACGACGACACCAGCCTTGCAGGTTCAGGTCAAGCCCGACGATATCGAACGACTTGAACAGGAAGCGAAGCAGACCATGCAGCGGGTCGCAACTGCGGACGTCACACAGCTTGATACGCTCATGGACGAGATCGCGAAGCGCGGCCAAAAGACGTTGGATCGCTCCACCCAGACGTTGTCCATGCTGGAGCGGCCGCTGAATGACCTGTCTTCGGGCAAGCGCTCGGAGATTACGGGCAACATGCTCAAGCTCCGGACCGAAGTCGAAGAGCTTAGCCGCGCCAAGCAGCTCGGTTTTTTCCAGAAGCTGCTGCGGAAGTCTTCGCTGCAGCAGTATGTATATAAGTACCAGTCCGTCAAGACCAACGTCAATGCGATCGTTACGTCCCTCCGGCACGGCCGCGAGAACCTAGAAGAGAACGTCGTCTTGATGCGGAATCTGAAGCGCAGCAGCCTGGAGAATGTATATGATCTTCAGATGCTGATCGAATACGGCAATCGACTGAAGGCGCTTTTCGAGGCCGAGATCGCGAAGCCCGAGAACGATAGCCGCAAGATTCAGCTCGAGCGTGGACTCCGCAAGGTCGTTACCCGACTGCAGACGTATACCGAGATGGTTATGCTCTACCAGCAGGCGATCGCTGGTACGGACATTATCAACGATACGAACGATAAGCTGATCGATGCTGTCGACGGCGCCATTGACAAGACGCAGCACCTGCTGTCCGTCTCCGTTCTGATCGCGCAGGCGATCGACGACCAGTTCAAGGTCATTGACGCGGTCAATTCGACGAATGAGATGCTGGGAAACCAGTTTGCCGAAAATGCCCGCATGCTTAACGAGTCCAGCGAAAAAGCGACCCAGGCGCTGGTGAAGCCTGCGATGAGCCTTGAGCTGGTGGAACGAGCGATGTCGGATTTGTTCCAGGCGATGGACAAGTACGAGAATTCCAACCGTCAGATCATTCAGACGGTATCGGCGCAGACCGCCAAGATGACCGAGATCAATCAGAAGGTTGGACAGCGAATCGGCATCGAAGCCGGCGAGCGAGTCGATAGATCGTCTGCGGCGACGATTCAGGAGCCTGCGGCCAAAGGTTTTTTGGAATAA
- a CDS encoding GIY-YIG nuclease family protein, protein MPAFLFEPARYPEQPGVYIMKNNEGRVLYVGKSKCIRDRLRAYFNGADKRRRIPALTAEIAEIAVIVVNNEHESLILENNLIKIHKPPYNRALKKDNSGYAYLQLTREPLPRLIAHYRDRRAVREVAGEAAAARSFGGAAEHELRLALEQTAAGAEALDFVAHRPGRQVPLPATAAEDQPAERFGPFVSSRFREAVIAFVTEHYKLRTCVTLPKRACLEYHLGKCSGVCAGHISHDEYRETARAAARLLAGGGERLVGAMYSQMEAYAERLAFEKAEHMLRHIRILERTPERQIVDTETDGTQEAVYFGESDVCIAQLHEGMLHRLECIPWSRGEVGAAACDRFLMERYKTLSRPDEIIASEIGDARLLRAALRRRGQPAVRITVPQRGMKRDLLGLCRRNLEETKRAKG, encoded by the coding sequence TTGCCCGCATTCTTATTCGAACCCGCCAGATACCCGGAGCAGCCGGGCGTATACATCATGAAGAATAACGAAGGCCGGGTGCTGTACGTCGGCAAGTCCAAGTGCATCCGGGACAGGCTGCGCGCCTATTTCAACGGCGCCGACAAGCGGAGGCGGATTCCCGCGCTGACCGCGGAGATCGCCGAGATTGCCGTCATCGTCGTGAACAACGAGCACGAGAGCCTGATTCTCGAGAACAATCTGATCAAGATTCACAAGCCTCCTTACAATCGCGCTCTGAAGAAGGACAACAGCGGATATGCATACTTGCAGCTGACCCGGGAGCCATTGCCGAGATTGATCGCGCATTATCGCGACCGGCGCGCGGTGCGCGAGGTGGCCGGCGAGGCGGCAGCCGCCAGGAGCTTCGGCGGCGCCGCGGAGCACGAGCTGCGTCTTGCGCTCGAGCAGACGGCGGCGGGCGCAGAGGCGCTGGACTTCGTAGCGCATCGGCCCGGGCGTCAAGTCCCGCTTCCCGCCACGGCCGCGGAAGACCAGCCCGCCGAGCGGTTCGGGCCGTTCGTCAGCAGCCGGTTCCGCGAGGCGGTCATCGCCTTCGTGACGGAGCACTATAAGCTCCGTACCTGCGTCACGCTGCCCAAGCGGGCGTGCCTTGAGTACCATCTCGGCAAGTGCAGCGGGGTCTGCGCGGGCCATATCTCGCACGACGAATACCGCGAGACGGCACGTGCGGCGGCCAGGCTGCTGGCGGGCGGCGGCGAGCGGCTGGTCGGCGCGATGTACAGCCAGATGGAGGCGTACGCTGAGCGGCTCGCCTTCGAGAAGGCGGAGCATATGCTGCGTCATATCCGCATCCTCGAACGCACGCCGGAGCGACAGATCGTCGATACCGAGACCGACGGCACGCAGGAGGCCGTCTACTTCGGCGAGTCGGACGTTTGCATCGCGCAGCTGCACGAGGGGATGCTCCACCGCCTCGAGTGCATCCCCTGGTCGCGCGGGGAAGTCGGGGCGGCCGCATGCGACCGCTTCCTGATGGAGCGGTACAAGACGCTGTCGCGTCCCGACGAGATCATCGCGAGCGAGATCGGCGACGCGCGCCTGCTTCGCGCGGCGCTGCGAAGGCGGGGCCAGCCGGCGGTGAGAATCACGGTGCCGCAGCGCGGCATGAAGCGGGACCTGCTCGGCTTGTGCCGGCGCAATCTCGAGGAGACGAAACGCGCGAAAGGCTGA
- a CDS encoding TerD family protein, which yields MSLQVIKGQKADLTKNNPNASAVVCGIGWQGGNGIEVDFSAFLLGPGGKVSGDADLIFYGNPTGAGGSVKLAQNDKRSIGGRTDLEQLSIRLKEVPSAIERIAFALTIYEGESRRQSFKDLSGLYIRFVEESGGSELLQFNLDNSFSVETAIVVGELYRHNGEWKFNAIASGYSGGLAALCASFGIEVKEADASGPADKQPAGAPPQSSAPTPPAQQQPALPPAPPAPPVNLSKISLKKRGDTINLEKKSGQLGEILINLNWNQKKKKAGLFGGTSGVDLDLGCLFEMKDGYKGVVQALGKSFGSFLDEPYVSLDGDDRTGAVTTGENLRINGNKIKEIKRILVFAFIYEGVANWAQADGVATIKQSGGPDIEVRMDEHDNRNGMCAIALIENVNDDTFSIKRLVEYYQGHKKLDEAYRWGMRWTAGSK from the coding sequence TTGTCATTACAGGTGATCAAAGGCCAGAAAGCGGACTTGACAAAAAATAATCCGAACGCCTCGGCCGTCGTTTGCGGCATTGGCTGGCAGGGCGGCAACGGAATTGAAGTAGATTTTTCCGCATTTTTACTCGGACCGGGCGGTAAAGTATCGGGAGATGCGGATTTGATTTTTTACGGAAACCCGACAGGAGCCGGCGGCTCGGTAAAGCTGGCACAGAACGACAAACGGAGCATTGGCGGTCGTACCGATCTGGAACAGCTCAGCATCCGATTAAAAGAAGTGCCTTCAGCGATCGAGCGGATTGCCTTTGCGCTCACGATCTATGAGGGAGAGAGCCGAAGGCAGAGCTTTAAAGATTTAAGCGGCCTCTATATTCGGTTTGTCGAAGAAAGCGGCGGCTCCGAATTGCTGCAGTTTAACCTTGACAATTCTTTCTCCGTCGAGACAGCTATCGTTGTTGGAGAGTTATATAGACATAACGGCGAATGGAAGTTCAATGCGATCGCTTCAGGGTACTCTGGTGGGCTCGCTGCGCTTTGTGCAAGTTTCGGTATTGAAGTGAAGGAGGCGGATGCTTCGGGCCCTGCGGACAAGCAGCCTGCAGGCGCACCTCCGCAATCGTCCGCTCCCACGCCGCCGGCCCAACAGCAGCCTGCCTTGCCGCCAGCCCCGCCGGCACCCCCGGTCAACTTGAGCAAGATCTCGCTCAAGAAGCGCGGCGACACCATCAACCTGGAGAAGAAAAGCGGACAGCTTGGCGAGATTCTGATTAACCTGAACTGGAATCAGAAGAAAAAGAAAGCCGGTCTATTTGGCGGCACGAGCGGCGTAGATCTGGACCTGGGATGCCTGTTCGAGATGAAGGACGGTTACAAGGGCGTGGTGCAGGCGCTAGGTAAATCGTTCGGAAGTTTCTTGGACGAGCCCTATGTATCGCTGGACGGAGACGACCGGACAGGGGCGGTGACGACCGGCGAGAACCTGCGGATCAACGGCAACAAAATCAAAGAAATTAAGCGTATTCTCGTGTTTGCCTTTATCTATGAGGGCGTCGCGAACTGGGCCCAAGCGGACGGCGTCGCAACGATCAAGCAGTCCGGCGGCCCGGATATCGAAGTGCGAATGGACGAGCACGACAACCGCAACGGGATGTGCGCTATTGCGCTGATCGAAAACGTAAACGACGATACATTCAGCATTAAGCGGCTGGTAGAGTATTACCAAGGACATAAAAAATTGGATGAGGCTTACCGTTGGGGTATGAGATGGACGGCAGGCAGCAAATAA
- a CDS encoding HpcH/HpaI aldolase/citrate lyase family protein — protein MRYFNYLTPDSAQSIFYRMPEPFNNGSDKELIAHAVGAALYMPATKETIAEDLVSSKHEGLVSVVIDLEDAIGDNQVHMAEQILLRQLAKLEHSMQEGHLAWDKLPLLFVRVRSALQLSSLLERLGDSRYLLTGFVFPKFTPDMASEYFDVLTAYNANRPQGASVLYGMPILETPEIIYLESRSETLHRLSEQLALYKPYVLNVRIGATDFSSLFGLRRSPDNTIYDIGVIRDCIADIVNVFGRTSSGYVISGPVWEYFKSDRLFKPQLRQTPFEESMGYRGKLLRMSYVNRYEDGLLREVAMDKENGIAGKTIIHPSHIKPVQAMYVVTHEEYLDALHIRENDRGHLGVMGSAYANKMNEIKPHLSWANRILMRARIYGVLHENQNYTCLLAEERQSATV, from the coding sequence TTGAGATATTTCAATTATCTGACGCCTGACAGCGCCCAGTCTATTTTTTATCGGATGCCCGAACCATTCAATAATGGATCGGACAAGGAACTCATTGCCCATGCTGTCGGGGCTGCCCTCTATATGCCTGCGACAAAAGAAACGATTGCCGAAGACCTCGTTTCTTCCAAACACGAAGGTCTCGTGTCGGTTGTCATTGACCTGGAGGATGCGATCGGCGACAACCAGGTTCACATGGCCGAACAAATCTTGCTGCGGCAACTCGCGAAGCTCGAGCATTCGATGCAGGAAGGCCATTTGGCTTGGGACAAGCTGCCGCTTTTGTTTGTGCGCGTGCGCAGCGCCTTGCAGTTGAGCAGCCTGCTGGAACGATTAGGAGATAGTCGATATCTCTTGACAGGCTTCGTATTTCCAAAGTTCACGCCGGACATGGCGAGCGAATACTTCGATGTGCTGACTGCCTATAATGCGAATCGTCCGCAAGGAGCTTCGGTGCTTTACGGCATGCCGATTTTGGAAACGCCAGAGATCATTTATCTGGAATCGCGAAGCGAGACATTGCACAGGCTGTCCGAGCAGCTTGCCTTGTATAAGCCGTACGTACTTAACGTGCGGATCGGCGCGACGGATTTTTCAAGCCTTTTCGGTCTGCGACGAAGCCCGGACAATACAATATACGACATCGGCGTCATAAGGGATTGCATCGCCGATATCGTCAACGTGTTCGGCCGAACGAGCAGCGGCTACGTTATTTCCGGTCCGGTGTGGGAGTACTTCAAAAGCGACAGATTGTTTAAGCCGCAGCTGCGGCAGACGCCCTTCGAGGAGAGTATGGGGTACCGGGGAAAGCTGCTGCGGATGTCGTATGTGAACCGATACGAGGACGGTCTACTCCGCGAAGTGGCAATGGACAAGGAGAACGGCATCGCAGGCAAGACGATTATCCATCCGTCCCATATTAAGCCTGTACAGGCCATGTACGTCGTTACGCACGAGGAATATCTGGACGCTCTCCATATCCGAGAGAACGATCGTGGTCATCTCGGCGTGATGGGCAGCGCGTATGCGAACAAGATGAACGAAATCAAGCCTCATCTTTCCTGGGCCAATCGGATCCTGATGAGAGCCAGAATATATGGGGTGCTGCATGAGAATCAAAACTACACCTGCCTCCTCGCCGAGGAACGGCAGTCCGCGACGGTATGA
- a CDS encoding sigma-70 family RNA polymerase sigma factor, with amino-acid sequence MDKEDLAHRVNPDPALLGELMDRYGQDVWNYAYFLVKHRAMADDIAQDTFIQAYRHFYGFRQEASLKTWLLRIARNVSFNYRNAAFFRKVLLMDIVSPRQPGRSAEQDYLAREAASEIWRYVLDLPVKLRETLVLHAKYELSVAEIADLQRIPEGTVKSRLFAARRRIAFLLKEDEEDERA; translated from the coding sequence GTGGACAAAGAAGACCTGGCCCACCGGGTCAACCCGGACCCGGCATTGTTGGGGGAGCTGATGGACCGGTACGGGCAGGACGTATGGAACTACGCCTATTTCCTCGTCAAGCATCGCGCGATGGCCGACGATATCGCCCAGGATACGTTTATCCAGGCATATCGCCATTTTTACGGCTTCCGGCAAGAAGCATCGTTAAAAACCTGGCTGCTCCGGATCGCGCGCAACGTCAGCTTCAATTATCGCAACGCCGCTTTTTTTCGCAAAGTGCTGCTGATGGATATCGTGTCGCCGCGGCAGCCCGGACGGTCCGCCGAGCAGGATTATCTGGCGCGCGAGGCGGCGAGTGAGATTTGGCGATACGTATTGGACCTGCCCGTGAAGCTGCGGGAGACGCTCGTGCTGCATGCCAAATACGAGCTCTCCGTCGCGGAGATTGCCGATCTGCAGCGGATTCCGGAAGGCACCGTCAAATCGCGTTTATTCGCGGCGAGGCGTCGCATAGCGTTTCTATTAAAGGAGGACGAGGAAGATGAACGAGCCTAA